One window from the genome of Candidatus Chlorohelix allophototropha encodes:
- a CDS encoding Glu/Leu/Phe/Val family dehydrogenase — MTTEYSAKVQNPYEIAKKQLEIAADYLGLESGIRKVLMHPARELTVSFPVQMDDGSIEVYTGFRIQHNLARGPAKGGIRYHSQVSLDEVRALSMWMTWKCAVVNIPFGGAKGGVIVDPKKLSKRELEHLTRRYTTEISLLIGPETDIPAPDVNTNSQTMAWIMDTYSMHKGYSVTAVVTGKPLNIGGAEGRNEATARGCQYIIREATKLKGMDLAKSTVVVQGFGNAGAIVARLLSEDSATIVGVSDSQGGIYNPKGLDVRAVMSFKGEHGTVVGFPGAQVVSNEALLELPCDILIPAALENQLNGDNAKRVKAKIIAEAANGPTNPDADKVFFERGIMVLPDILANAGGVTVSYFEWVQDLQSFFWTEAETNNRLQQIMVRSFNDVLRLAELHKVDMRTAAYILAVGRVAEATKTRGIYP, encoded by the coding sequence ATGACGACTGAATATTCGGCGAAAGTACAAAACCCCTATGAGATAGCCAAAAAGCAATTAGAAATTGCTGCTGACTATCTCGGCTTGGAATCAGGCATCCGCAAGGTTTTGATGCACCCCGCTCGCGAGTTAACCGTTAGTTTTCCTGTTCAGATGGACGACGGGAGCATCGAAGTTTACACCGGTTTCCGAATCCAACATAACCTCGCTCGTGGTCCTGCAAAAGGCGGTATCCGCTATCACTCACAAGTTTCACTTGATGAAGTACGCGCGCTATCTATGTGGATGACTTGGAAGTGTGCGGTCGTTAATATTCCTTTCGGTGGGGCTAAGGGCGGTGTCATAGTGGATCCTAAGAAACTGAGCAAGCGGGAACTGGAACACCTCACCCGTCGCTACACCACCGAAATATCTCTGTTGATCGGTCCTGAAACCGACATCCCCGCCCCGGATGTTAATACCAATTCACAAACGATGGCATGGATTATGGATACTTATTCCATGCATAAAGGCTATAGTGTAACGGCTGTAGTTACCGGCAAACCCCTGAATATCGGTGGCGCAGAAGGGCGCAACGAGGCAACAGCACGCGGCTGCCAGTATATTATCCGTGAAGCCACTAAATTGAAGGGCATGGATTTGGCTAAATCCACAGTTGTAGTGCAGGGCTTTGGCAATGCTGGAGCAATTGTAGCACGCCTACTATCCGAAGATAGTGCAACTATAGTGGGAGTGAGTGACTCACAAGGCGGTATTTACAATCCAAAGGGATTGGATGTACGCGCGGTGATGTCTTTTAAAGGCGAACATGGTACGGTGGTGGGTTTCCCCGGTGCCCAAGTAGTATCGAATGAAGCCTTGCTGGAACTGCCCTGCGATATTCTGATACCAGCAGCGTTAGAAAATCAGCTAAACGGCGATAATGCCAAACGTGTAAAGGCGAAAATTATTGCTGAAGCTGCAAACGGACCAACTAATCCCGATGCCGATAAGGTCTTTTTTGAACGAGGCATTATGGTATTGCCGGATATTTTGGCAAACGCGGGTGGCGTAACGGTCAGTTACTTTGAATGGGTACAGGACTTGCAGAGCTTTTTCTGGACTGAAGCAGAAACCAATAATCGCTTGCAACAGATTATGGTACGCTCTTTCAATGATGTACTGCGGCTGGCTGAACTGCACAAGGTAGATATGCGCACTGCCGCATACATTCTGGCAGTTGGTCGGGTGGCTGAAGCTACCAAGACGCGGGGAATTTATCCTTAA
- a CDS encoding alpha-ketoglutarate-dependent dioxygenase AlkB family protein, translated as MHLQGHFGLFDDQPLYLPLQDASVIYYESFFQEVACTRYFRELREGIEWKQEVLRMPSGNVLQPRLTAWYGEEGKSYTYSSLTLNPNKWTTALLEIKEKVESVAGMSFNSALLNLYRNEKDSVAWHSDDERELGINPVIASVSFGAIRRFRLKHKSNPALTYQLELKNGSLLLMQGTTQHYWKHCVPKETFSCGERLNITFRVIV; from the coding sequence ATGCACTTACAGGGTCACTTTGGGCTTTTTGATGACCAGCCGTTGTATCTTCCATTACAAGATGCTTCGGTAATTTATTATGAAAGTTTTTTCCAAGAGGTTGCTTGCACCCGTTATTTCCGTGAATTGCGCGAAGGCATTGAATGGAAACAGGAGGTATTACGGATGCCTTCGGGAAATGTGCTTCAACCGCGCCTAACTGCTTGGTATGGAGAGGAAGGCAAAAGCTACACCTATTCCAGTTTAACCCTAAATCCAAATAAATGGACAACGGCGTTACTCGAAATAAAAGAGAAAGTAGAGAGTGTAGCGGGCATGAGTTTTAACAGTGCCCTTTTGAACCTGTACCGGAACGAAAAAGATAGCGTTGCTTGGCACAGCGATGATGAGCGTGAATTGGGAATAAATCCGGTGATTGCTTCGGTTAGTTTTGGGGCTATCAGACGTTTTCGGCTAAAGCATAAAAGTAATCCCGCACTGACTTATCAGTTGGAGTTGAAAAATGGCAGCTTGTTGCTAATGCAAGGTACAACCCAGCACTATTGGAAACATTGTGTGCCAAAAGAAACCTTCTCTTGTGGGGAGAGGCTAAATATCACTTTTAGAGTGATTGTTTAA
- a CDS encoding response regulator encodes MPDKIRVLLADDHAVLRSGLRALLNAEPDIEVIGEAGNGEEAVKLTYELKPDVLVLDLNMPGLGGLGALKKIRGTNSPSKVLVLTMYSEERYLYQVLQQGGSGYVLKSSADTDLLEAIRTVQTGNVYLYPAATKLLLRGYLSRRDEEEKTAVLSDREEEVLRLTAEGYTSQEIGEKLVISSKTVDTYRSRIMEKLGLHHRSELVRYALKHGLLEPSFEE; translated from the coding sequence ATGCCAGATAAAATAAGGGTATTGCTAGCAGACGATCACGCGGTATTGCGCAGCGGTTTGCGCGCCCTTCTTAACGCAGAACCTGATATTGAGGTTATCGGCGAGGCAGGCAATGGAGAAGAAGCCGTTAAGCTTACCTATGAGCTAAAGCCGGATGTACTAGTACTGGATTTAAACATGCCGGGTCTTGGCGGTTTAGGCGCGTTGAAAAAAATCAGGGGGACTAACTCGCCCTCTAAAGTGCTGGTTCTCACCATGTACAGTGAAGAACGTTATCTCTATCAGGTCTTACAACAGGGTGGCTCTGGCTATGTGCTAAAAAGCTCAGCCGATACCGATTTGCTGGAAGCAATCCGCACTGTACAGACCGGAAATGTATATCTTTATCCGGCAGCCACCAAATTACTGTTAAGAGGCTATCTAAGCCGCCGCGATGAAGAAGAAAAAACAGCGGTATTGAGCGATCGAGAAGAAGAAGTTTTGCGACTTACCGCCGAAGGCTATACCAGCCAAGAAATCGGCGAAAAGCTAGTTATCAGCTCAAAAACTGTGGATACCTATCGCAGCCGTATAATGGAAAAGTTGGGGCTGCATCATCGTTCCGAGTTGGTACGATATGCGCTCAAACATGGATTGCTCGAACCTAGCTTCGAAGAATAA
- a CDS encoding HAMP domain-containing sensor histidine kinase, translated as MAKVLGKLKQPPPRTKNSNFILKLLQLPLLLKVLIANSIIVGGGAFVGTWLTTFVSGGEDHFTIELALLLTFIGLSFSGVVNFVVLRAAFHPLTELVQTSAAVRGGDLKARAKSSLVTDPQMEELANTFNTMLDTLEERNDQLHSTATQIIKAQEDERTRIARELHDETAQSLTAVMVRLKLLEKSSSVEDLKKGLSEMRTILSNTMDEVRELSRNLRPSLLDDQGLVAALESYIQAISERLPRKITFQQEEAEQAIRLPEMVELVCYRVAQEALTNAIKYSQATKIEVHLATADKITLSVTDDGIGFNPDTAYEKTGLGLVGMRERAQLVSGNLYINSKPGKGTEVRLEIPLKHGKDTSYLQ; from the coding sequence ATGGCAAAAGTTCTGGGAAAATTGAAGCAACCTCCACCACGAACTAAAAACTCAAATTTTATACTGAAATTACTCCAGTTGCCTTTGCTGCTGAAGGTTTTGATTGCAAACTCTATTATTGTAGGGGGGGGCGCTTTCGTGGGTACTTGGTTAACCACCTTTGTATCTGGGGGCGAGGATCATTTTACCATTGAACTTGCCTTGCTACTCACTTTTATAGGTCTGTCATTTAGTGGGGTAGTAAATTTCGTTGTCCTACGGGCAGCTTTTCATCCCCTCACCGAGCTTGTGCAAACATCTGCAGCAGTTCGTGGTGGCGATTTAAAAGCCCGAGCTAAGAGTAGCCTTGTTACCGACCCTCAAATGGAAGAACTCGCCAACACTTTTAACACCATGCTTGATACCTTAGAAGAGCGTAACGACCAACTACACTCTACCGCTACTCAAATTATAAAAGCGCAAGAAGATGAGCGTACCCGTATCGCACGGGAACTTCACGATGAAACTGCGCAATCGCTGACCGCTGTTATGGTACGCCTGAAATTGCTGGAAAAATCATCAAGCGTAGAAGATTTGAAAAAAGGATTGAGTGAAATGCGCACCATCCTGAGCAACACTATGGACGAGGTGCGCGAATTAAGCCGGAATCTGCGCCCTAGCCTATTGGATGATCAAGGTTTGGTTGCCGCCTTAGAAAGTTATATTCAAGCTATAAGCGAGCGTTTGCCACGCAAAATAACCTTCCAGCAAGAGGAAGCCGAACAAGCCATACGACTCCCGGAAATGGTAGAATTAGTCTGTTACAGAGTGGCGCAGGAAGCGTTAACCAATGCGATAAAATATTCACAGGCAACAAAAATAGAGGTGCATTTGGCTACCGCTGATAAAATAACCCTTAGCGTTACAGATGATGGAATAGGCTTTAATCCAGACACAGCATATGAAAAAACTGGGCTAGGGCTGGTTGGGATGCGTGAGCGTGCTCAGTTGGTTTCCGGTAATCTGTATATAAACAGCAAGCCGGGTAAGGGTACAGAAGTACGACTTGAAATTCCACTTAAACACGGGAAAGATACCAGTTACTTGCAATAA
- the bchL gene encoding ferredoxin:protochlorophyllide reductase (ATP-dependent) iron-sulfur ATP-binding protein, whose translation MNHAYAFYGKGGIGKSTTSSNVAVAMAKMGAKVLLIGCDPKHDSTFTITGHMIDTVIDILEKKNYHAEEVEPDDIIKTGYLGVAAVETGGPPAGVGCGGYVVGETMKMLNRMGVYDNYDCILFDVLGDVVCGGFATPLQWAEYAVIVTANDFDSLFAANRICVAVKAKAAKYRVRLAGVVGNRILANPNGNGESGHELIDLFASEVGTQVLGYVPAEDHIRRSRISGKTLFELEGIDTSPYENLANALLCEPETVIPKPMGDRAVFQVIGNRI comes from the coding sequence ATGAACCATGCTTACGCTTTTTATGGAAAGGGTGGCATCGGCAAAAGCACTACCTCATCAAATGTGGCAGTTGCAATGGCAAAAATGGGGGCGAAAGTCTTGCTGATAGGCTGTGACCCCAAACATGATTCCACCTTCACCATTACCGGACACATGATTGATACGGTGATTGACATCCTAGAGAAGAAAAACTATCACGCCGAGGAAGTCGAGCCGGACGACATTATTAAAACTGGCTATCTTGGTGTGGCTGCCGTCGAAACCGGAGGCCCGCCAGCCGGGGTAGGTTGTGGCGGGTATGTAGTGGGCGAAACCATGAAAATGCTCAACCGCATGGGTGTTTACGATAATTACGACTGCATCCTGTTTGACGTGTTAGGTGATGTCGTTTGTGGTGGTTTCGCTACCCCTTTGCAATGGGCAGAATACGCCGTTATTGTAACCGCCAATGACTTTGATAGCCTCTTTGCCGCCAATCGTATCTGCGTAGCAGTTAAAGCCAAAGCTGCCAAATACAGAGTTAGGCTGGCGGGCGTGGTTGGTAACCGCATTTTAGCAAATCCAAACGGAAACGGCGAGAGCGGTCATGAGCTAATTGATCTCTTTGCCAGTGAAGTTGGCACGCAAGTGTTGGGCTATGTTCCCGCGGAAGACCACATTCGACGCAGTCGTATAAGCGGTAAAACCCTTTTTGAGCTTGAAGGCATAGATACCTCTCCTTACGAGAACCTAGCAAACGCGCTGTTATGCGAACCTGAAACCGTAATTCCAAAACCAATGGGTGATAGAGCAGTATTTCAGGTCATTGGGAATCGCATTTAG